From a region of the Zerene cesonia ecotype Mississippi chromosome 11, Zerene_cesonia_1.1, whole genome shotgun sequence genome:
- the LOC119830322 gene encoding protein lifeguard 4-like — MASIPLMYAQEDCELGEKGNIEDDFAYRNNVVNADKEIRLGFIRKVYSLLTIQLLVTVAIAAVFLLVKPVQGFIHSNDWMVFIAFILSMVTLFALIAKRRDYPANLYLLAGFTVIQAYTIGVVVSYFDTFIVLQALALTFTVVFALTLFTFNTKRDFSFVGYGLVAGLSVLIIGGLIQIFLQSSAFEVALSFAGAIFFGLFLIFDTQQLMTTLSPEEYILATINLYMDILNLFLYILRILNEINRN; from the exons ATGGCTAGTATACCTCTAATGTACGCTCAAGAAGATTGTGAGCTCGGGGAGAAAGGAAACATAGAG gaTGACTTCGCATACCGTAACAACGTAGTAAATGCAGACAAGGAGATTCGTCTTGGCTTCATTCGCAAAGTGTACAGTCTGCTCACAATACAGCTGCTGGTGACGGTTGCGATTGCCGCTGTGTTCCTACTTGTTAAACCTGTCCAAGGATTCATACATTCAAA TGATTGGATGGTGTTCATCGCTTTCATCCTGAGTATGGTCACCTTGTTTGCGTTGATCGCGAAGCGCCGGGACTACCCCGCCAACCTCTACCTGTTGGCTGGattt ACGGTTATACAAGCATACACGATCGGCGTGGTGGTGTCGTACTTTGACACTTTCATAGTGCTACAGGCTCTAGCACTAACATTCACTGTGGTGTTCGCATTGACGCTCTTCACTTTTAACACTAAACGGGACTTCTCCTTTGTTGGTTATGG ACTCGTAGCTGGACTCAGCGTGCTTATTATCGGTGGGCTCATACAAATATTCCTACAAAGCTCCGCTTTCGAAGTCGCTCTGTCATTCGCTGGGGCCATTTTCTTCGgcctgtttttaattttcgacACGCAACAGCTGATGACCACTCTCTCTCCAGAAGAATACATTCTGGCCACAATTAACTTATACATGGATATTCTCAACTTATTCCTGTATATTTTGCGcattttaaacgaaataaatcgtaattaa